The nucleotide sequence CATATCCATCGAAACTCGACCGGCCAGAGGTACGCGCTGGCCCCGGACCACCACGCAAGTGCCCGACGGCGCATGACGCGGATAACCATCGGCATAGCCACAACTGACAGTACCGATGCGCGACGGGCGCTGCGCCACCCAGGTCGCGCCATAGCCGACGCTGTCTCCCACCGGCACATCGTGCAAGGCAATCACTTCGGCCGTGAGCGTCATGACCGGGCGCAGCCCCAGCTCGGCGGCGCTGCGCTCAGCAAATGGCGAGGCACCGTAAAGCATGATGCCGGGTCGCAGCCAGTCCGTATGGGCCGGTGCCAGCGTCAGCACCGCAGCGGAGTTGGCAAAACTGCGCTGATCGAAGACGAACTCTTGCATGCCCAGGCAGCTTTCCAGCTGGCGGTCAGTCAGCTGGTGCATATGTTCATCGGCGCAGGCCAGGTGACTCATCAGGTTGACCTCGGCCACCTGCGGTGCTGCCCTCAGAACCTCTGCCCAGTGCTGCAGCTCAGCCGGTTCAAACCCCAGCCGGTGCATCCCCGAATCCAGCTTGAGCCAGACATTCAGTGGGCGCGTTGGCGCGCAATCGAGCAGGCGCCGCGCCTGCTCGGCACCCTGCACCGAAATATCCAACCCCATCTCCATGGCCGCCGCATAGTCCTCGGCGTC is from Pseudomonas saudiphocaensis and encodes:
- the alr gene encoding alanine racemase codes for the protein MRPLVATVDLAAICHNYALAKRCAPGRRAFAVVKADAYGHGAAAVVAALRDVADGFAVCSVEEARVVREQAPEARLLLLEGCFDAEDYAAAMEMGLDISVQGAEQARRLLDCAPTRPLNVWLKLDSGMHRLGFEPAELQHWAEVLRAAPQVAEVNLMSHLACADEHMHQLTDRQLESCLGMQEFVFDQRSFANSAAVLTLAPAHTDWLRPGIMLYGASPFAERSAAELGLRPVMTLTAEVIALHDVPVGDSVGYGATWVAQRPSRIGTVSCGYADGYPRHAPSGTCVVVRGQRVPLAGRVSMDMLAVDLTDLPDAAIGDSVELWGAQMPVDEVAQASGTIGYELLTKVTQRVPRKYLS